Proteins from a single region of Eremothecium gossypii ATCC 10895 chromosome VI, complete sequence:
- a CDS encoding uncharacterized protein (Syntenic homolog of Saccharomyces cerevisiae YML119W), which translates to MSFRNNYNSYPVQDAQYSGQYYMQPFHSNGRVSLSNRTNNSNGQQKTTEYRAKGKYARSPVIVANSYVMVNPKSGGQTVQHKQNSHHGNHGRTQVIEIPTAESISAPLHENRALKLRYMAGPVRPEGIKVPKNPVINLSKKKAPETYYKIAEPLLNVAHDSSKSNTQRLAKLIAQRRSAYHRMQPIRLGSMDGYDVTSLDQLGEIIERYQVEKPVVKRRSLASSNYSTVFQDRVDYLIVPTNANDSIDLSFDGKAINKSDFLRMMDSFSLALDEEDDNNKHYDFHSRNILPRDITSGVY; encoded by the coding sequence ATGAGCTTCCGTAACAATTACAACAGCTATCCGGTGCAGGACGCACAGTATTCGGGCCAGTACTACATGCAGCCCTTCCACTCCAATGGCAGAGTGTCACTCAGCAACCGGACGAATAACAGCAACGGGCAGCAGAAGACAACGGAATACAGGGCGAAGGGCAAGTACGCCCGGTCTCCGGTCATTGTGGCGAACTCCTACGTCATGGTGAACCCGAAGTCGGGCGGGCAGACGGTCCAGCACAAGCAGAACAGCCATCACGGCAACCACGGACGCACACAAGTTATAGAAATACCCACCGCGGAGAGCATCTCGGCGCCTCTGCACGAGAACAGAGCCTTGAAGCTGCGGTACATGGCGGGACCGGTGCGCCCCGAGGGCATCAAGGTCCCGAAGAACCCTGTCATCAACCTGTCGAAAAAGAAGGCGCCGGAGACGTACTACAAGATCGCTGAGCCGTTGCTTAACGTGGCACATGACTCTTCGAAAAGTAATACCCAACGGTTGGCCAAGCTCATTGCGCAGAGACGCAGCGCGTACCACCGTATGCAGCCGATCCGGTTGGGGTCCATGGACGGCTACGACGTCACGTCGTTGGACCAGCTAGGCGAAATAATAGAGCGCTACCAGGTGGAAAAGCCGGTTGTGAAGCGCCGGTCCCTCGCCTCATCGAACTATTCTACCGTCTTCCAGGACCGCGTCGACTACCTCATCGTACCGACCAACGCCAATGACAGCATCGACCTAAGCTTCGATGGGAAGGCGATAAATAAAAGCGATTTTTTGCGCATGATGGACTCATTTTCTTTGGCGCTAGATGAGGAAGACGACAACAACAAACATTATGACTTCCACAGTAGAAACATTTTACCTAGGGACATAACTAGCGGAGTGTACTAG
- the DSS1 gene encoding exoribonuclease II (Syntenic homolog of Saccharomyces cerevisiae YMR287C (DSS1)) → MKRLIHSRAALCRKAARGGDAPVRVFFSPDKELVPEEEVKSVRQVWKEQRERAAARYAAPSRAWLAANAPSLLGQPWFEVLPRREDWLAAGLWDSAQGRFHMRPGDLAGTTLQIGDLCVLSAVPGKLVVCVEQPTDAADARYAFAGADGAVCYATKSDVRLRVPGLHKRPLRYLLHREADHGYAPVGTVKNNISRTYLLPVAVRRLFAALGVTEISQQAVAQLPEVVAKLELLHRHLQSHLGPWQLSLFKLVDLVTRLELPNSPGEASEKVAKLLAELNIGQGSYCSAADINLRMAAPKQVDIALYLATYWGVLQQQGDQMWGDISYHRALFSPLSVTVLPLRDQTLFYDYLLRDMKRDDYAALDEFACLVNQGKYKEACSNYKSVLQLLRDYCAGNINSNAALIYLVTRLFRRLDAYKEEEVTRTIAFQLLGQLCPETPHNPLHWNHQLELPLSNPRTALEQKVYDLASPPLDQEEPGPRKEFSAVCYCIDSPDAHEIDDGVSIERLKGSRYRLHVHIADPSSLFKKSFTPGEVPIDPVMDIAFRRAFTTYLPDLVFPMMPKSYTRASDLGQWDKPTKTITISVDVDLSKKLRVVDEATLQIALGTTRTSKRVTYDYVDDLLESKRQDAEASDLRLLYKVAESLREERKVLKHAIMFGDVQNGLISLTPNEDGKLLNVQLVDSKSTKSNTLVSELMIMANSLAGRYFHENTIPGVYRGCTELLLKFEASNQYASLQRAMRQKGSVSSSDLVKVAAFLTNSHYSSTPCRHAMVGTEEYLTITSPLRRLPDMINHMQLHRHLRSLPPCFSQEQIDALNWHILARDVALKDASKRSSVFWTLGYLKDQLCAEPDKRWDLVVTSLPLNGFVHCKIPGIFYSSGKLKIPSGANNPAVGSTVANCFITRLDSLDGTLRFEMKS, encoded by the coding sequence ATGAAGAGGCTGATTCACAGCAGAGCTGCGCTGTGCCGGAAggcggcgcggggcggAGACGCGCCTGTGCGAGTGTTCTTTTCGCCGGACAAGGAGCTGGTGCCGGAGGAGGAGGTGAAGTCGGTGCGGCAGGTGTGGAAGGAGCAGCGGgagcgggcggcggcgcggtACGCCGCGCCGTCGCGAGCGTGGCTGGCGGCGAACGCGCCGTCGCTGCTGGGGCAACCGTGGTTCGAGGTGCTGCCGCGGCGGGAGGACTggctggcggcggggcTGTGGGACAGCGCGCAGGGACGGTTCCACATGCGCCCCGGGGACCTGGCGGGGACGACGCTGCAGATCGGCGACCTGTGCGTGCTGTCGGCGGTGCCGGGGAAGCTGGTGGTGTGCGTGGAACAGCCGACGGACGCGGCGGACGCGCGGTATGCGTTTGCGGGGGCGGACGGCGCCGTGTGCTACGCGACGAAGAGCGACGTGCGGCTGCGGGTGCCGGGGCTGCACAAGCGGCCGCTGCGCTACCTGCTCCACCGCGAGGCGGATCACGGCTACGCGCCGGTGGGCACGGTCAAAAACAACATATCCCGGACGTACCTGCTGCCGGTGGCGGTGCGCCGTCTGTTTGCCGCGCTGGGGGTGACCGAGATCAGCCAGCAGGCTGTGGCCCAGCTGCCCGAGGTGGTGGCGAAACTCGAGCTCTTACACCGCCACCTGCAGTCGCACCTCGGGCCCTGGCAGCTGTCGCTCTTCAAGCTTGTCGACTTGGTGACGCGGCTAGAGCTGCCGAACAGTCCCGGGGAGGCGTCCGAGAAGGTCGcgaagctgctggcggagcTCAACATAGGGCAGGGCAGCTACTGCTCGGCTGCGGACATCAACCTGCGGATGGCCGCGCCCAAGCAGGTCGATATTGCATTGTACCTCGCCACCTACTGGGGCgtgctccagcagcagggcgACCAGATGTGGGGCGACATCTCCTACCACCGAGCGCTATTTTCACCATTGTCCGTGACCGTGCTCCCTTTGAGGGACCAGACGCTCTTCTACGACTACCTGCTTCGAGACATGAAGCGCGATGATTACGCCGCGCTCGACGAGTTCGCGTGTCTCGTTAACCAGGGCAAGTACAAGGAAGCATGTAGTAATTACAAGTCcgtcctgcagctgctccgAGACTACTGCGCAGGCAACATCAATAGTAATGCTGCACTCATCTACCTGGTCACGCGGCTCTTCAGACGGTTGGACGCATacaaggaggaggaagTGACCCGCACCATTGCGTTTCAGCTGCTGGGCCAGCTCTGCCCAGAGACACCGCATAATCCTCTGCATTGGAACCACCAGCTCGAGCTACCGTTGTCGAACCCGCGCACCGCGCTGGAGCAGAAGGTGTATGATCTAGCGTCTCCGCCTCTTGACCAGGAGGAGCCTGGACCACGGAAGGAGTTTTCCGCGGTATGCTACTGCATTGACTCCCCGGATGCCCACGAGATTGACGATGGAGTGTCGATCGAGCGTCTCAAGGGGTCGCGCTATCGACTGCACGTTCACATTGCGGACCCCTCTTCGCTGTTCAAGAAGTCCTTTACGCCAGGGGAGGTCCCTATTGATCCTGTGATGGACATTGCATTCCGGCGGGCCTTCACGACATACCTGCCCGACTTGGTCTTCCCTATGATGCCGAAAAGCTACACGCGGGCTTCAGATTTGGGCCAGTGGGACAAGCCGACCAAGACCATCACCATTTCGGTGGATGTCGACCTTTCGAAGAAGCTCCGAGTGGTGGACGAGGCTACGCTCCAGATTGCACTGGGCACGACTCGTACCTCAAAACGGGTGACATACGACTATGTCGACGATCTCTTGGAGTCCAAGCGGCAAGACGCCGAGGCGTCCGATCTGCGATTGCTATACAAGGTTGcagagtcgctaagggagGAGCGGAAGGTCCTTAAGCACGCCATAATGTTTGGCGACGTGCAGAACGGGCTGATCAGCCTTACTCCGAACGAGGATGGCAAGTTGCTGAATGTCCAGCTCGTGGATTCGAAGTCCACGAAGTCCAATACACTGGTGTCGGAACTTATGATCATGGCCAACTCGCTGGCTGGCCGCTACTTCCACGAGAACACCATTCCCGGAGTCTACCGCGGGTGCacggagctgctgctcaagTTCGAGGCCAGCAACCAGTACGCCTCCTTGCAGCGCGCTATGCGGCAGAAAGGCTCTGTGTCCAGCTCGGACCTGGTAAAGGTAGCCGCATTTTTGACCAACAGTCACTACAGCTCGACGCCCTGTCGGCACGCCATGGTGGGAACCGAAGAGTACTTGACCATCACGTCCCCGCTGCGCAGACTCCCAGACATGATCAACCACATGCAGCTCCATAGACACCTACGGTCCTTGCCGCCATGCTTCTCACAGGAACAGATTGACGCGCTCAACTGGCACATTCTCGCGCGGGACGTGGCCCTGAAGGACGCCAGCAAACGCTCCTCCGTCTTCTGGACCCTGGGCTACCTCAAGGACCAGCTGTGCGCCGAGCCCGACAAGCGCTGGGACCTCGTGGTGACCTCACTGCCGCTCAACGGCTTTGTGCACTGCAAGATTCCGGGCATCTTCTACTCCTCTGGCAAACTCAAGATCCCCTCCGGCGCGAACAACCCCGCAGTTGGCTCCACCGTCGCCAACTGCTTCATCACCAGACTCGACAGCCTAGACGGCACCCTACGTTTCGAGATGAAATCCTAG
- the PRP28 gene encoding mRNA splicing protein PRP28 (Syntenic homolog of Saccharomyces cerevisiae YDR243C (PRP28)): MRPLDVNELLRKADDEGIGDEVRKPVFLDGAARQRLLSRRGVSARVSKGGGERAVRGGREREAAQGAGRPEEARRRRGQFSFEWAADEDTAEAAASGAEARRLLGTRRRAAVEESYMRRHWSELAREEMTARDWRIMREDYNISTKGGGVRAPLRDWGESGEMPAELVRIVQERLGFGEPTPIQRVTIPNALHGRDYVGVAATGSGKTLAFLLPIFAKLGRLAPLNAVTRQDGPRALVLAPTRELAQQIEAQARQFLSHWQRPCPVASIVGGHSFEEIALSLQGGCEVLVATPGRLLDCLEHHMLVLRQVATLVLDEADRMVDMGFEEQLTDVLARIDVLAERQVLMFTATMTHTIEKIANGYLKNAVYATVGGADAEPQIRQLVEYVPAEEQRFTKLTREVLPNFAPPIIIFINYKATANWLSEKFERETRFRTTVLHGSRSQEQREHSLRQLRSGKVDIMIATNVAGRGIDIPNVSLVVNFQMPFQLEDYVHRIGRTGRAGQSGTALTFLTDKDENALVETLYEYVTKNNITGKNYISADVKKQFSLGRNSFKALLD; encoded by the coding sequence ATGCGGCCTTTAGATGTGAATGAGCTTCTGCGCAAGGCGGACGACGAGGGCATCGGAGATGAGGTGCGCAAGCCGGTGTTTCTGGAcggggcggcgcggcagcggctgcTGAGCCGGCGGGGGGTGAGTGCACGGGTCAGCAAGGGCGGCGGAGAGCGCGCggtgcgcggcgggcgcgagcgggaggcggcgcagggcgcgggcaggccggaggaggcgcgacggcggcgcggccaGTTCAGCTTCGAGTGGGCGGCGGACGAGGACACGGCGGAGGCGGCAGCGAGCGGGGCGgaggcgcggcggctgctgggcacgcggcggcgcgcggcggtggAGGAAAGCTATATGCGGCGGCACTGGAGCGAGCTCGCGCGGGAGGAGATGACGGCGCGAGACTGGCGGATCATGCGTGAAGACTACAACATCTCGACGaagggcggcggcgtgcgcgcgccgctgcgcgacTGGGGCGAGTCGGGGGAGATGCCGGCAGAGCTAGTACGCATTGTGCAGGAGCGACTGGGGTTCGGCGAGCCGACACCGATACAGCGGGTGACCATCCCGAACGCGCTGCACGGGCGGGACTACGTCGGCGTGGCGGCGACGGGGTCCGGGAAGACGCTGGCGTTTCTGCTGCCGATCTTCGCGAAGCTGGGGCGGCTGGCGCCGCTGAACGCAGTGACGCGGCAGGAcgggccgcgcgcgctAGTGTTGGCGCCGACGCgggagctggcgcagcagatCGAGGCACAGGCGCGACAGTTCCTGTCGCATTGGCAGCGCCCCTGTCCGGTGGCGAGCATCGTGGGGGGGCACTCGTTCGAGGAGATCGCGCTGAGCCTGCAGGGCGGCTGCGAGGTACTGGTGGCGACGCCGGGCCGGCTGCTGGACTGTCTGGAGCACCATATGCTGGTGCTGCGGCAGGTGGCGACGCTGGTGCTGGACGAGGCGGACCGGATGGTCGACATGGGGTTTGAGGAGCAGCTGACCGACGTGCTGGCGCGCATCGACGTGCTGGCGGAGCGGCAGGTGCTGATGTTCACGGCCACGATGACACACACCATCGAGAAGATCGCGAACGGCTACCTGAAGAACGCGGTCTACGCAACGGTGGGCGGCGCGGACGCGGAGCCCCAGATCCGGCAGCTCGTCGAGTACGTGCCGGCGGAGGAGCAGCGCTTCACAAAGCTCACCAGGGAGGTGCTGCCGAACTTCGCGCCGCCGATCATCATTTTCATCAACTACAAGGCCACGGCCAACTGGCTGTCGGAGAAGTTCGAGCGGGAGACCAGGTTCCGCACCACTGTGTTGCACGGATCTCGGTCGCAGGAGCAGCGCGAGCACTcgctgcgccagctccgcaGCGGAAAGGTCGACATTATGATCGCCACCAATGTGGCCGGTAGGGGCATCGACATCCCGAACGTGTCGCTCGTGGTAAACTTCCAGATGCCCTTTCAGCTCGAGGACTATGTCCACCGCATAGGAAGGACGGGGCGCGCGGGCCAGAGCGGCACTGCCCTCACCTTCCTGACTGACAAGGACGAGAATGCGCTGGTGGAAACACTGTACGAGTACGTGACGAAGAATAATATTACGGGTAAAAACTACATATCCGCGGATGTCAAGAAGCAGTTCAGTCTGGGCAGGAATAGCTTCAAGGCGCTGTTGGATTAA
- the CWC2 gene encoding active spliceosome conformation promoter CWC2 (Syntenic homolog of Saccharomyces cerevisiae YDL209C (CWC2)), with translation MAAEESGGWKTRAAPVQVREADLPSSLPPQTGLTFNIWYNKWSQGYSGDARFVNPYKLEPELHAGTTRGDKQGQIYFCIYFSKGMCCMGKKCEYLHHVPDDEDVARLVMKSEVLDCFGREKFAQYREDMGGVGSFRKKNRTLYVGGLLGALNNKTLKPAQVESRIRFVFGKLGQIDRIRYIESKNCAFVKFKHQTNAEFAKESMSNQTLLIPSDKEWDHRREGTGLLVKWANDDPNPAARRMEEEEAKRESLKAMLQLLERQDANAKHALEDANEDKNEQRGKILSSEVLEKLKKRKLASPPASEKPAVALVAYSSSDEE, from the coding sequence ATGGCCGCAGAAGAATCTGGAGGATGGAAGACACGCGCTGCCCCGGTACAGGTACGGGAGGCTGATCTGCCCTCAtcgctgccgccgcagACAGGCCTCACATTTAATATCTGGTATAACAAATGGTCTCAGGGTTACAGTGGCGATGCGCGGTTCGTCAACCCCTACAAGCTAGAGCCTGAACTCCACGCTGGGACAACGCGGGGCGATAAACAGGGACAAATCTACTTTTGTATTTATTTCAGCAAGGGCATGTGCTGCATGGGCAAGAAGTGCGAATACCTGCACCATGTGCCCGACGATGAGGATGTGGCGCGCCTTGTTATGAAGTCTGAGGTACTCGATTGCTTTGGACGAGAGAAGTTTGCGCAATACAGGGAGGATATGGGCGGCGTAGGCTCCTTCCGTAAGAAGAACCGGACTTTGTATGTGGGGGGCCTGTTGGGCGCCCTGAACAACAAAACGCTGAAACCGGCGCAGGTCGAGAGCAGGATACGCTTTGTGTTTGGCAAGCTGGGCCAGATAGACCGCATCCGCTACATAGAGAGCAAGAACTGCGCGTTTGTCAAGTTCAAGCACCAAACCAACGCTGAGTTTGCCAAGGAAAGCATGAGCAACCAGACGCTGCTCATTCCCAGCGACAAGGAGTGGGACCATCGCAGAGAGGGTACGGGGCTGCTGGTCAAGTGGGCGAATGACGACCCCAATCCCGCCGCGCGGAGGatggaggaggaggaagcCAAGCGCGAGTCCCTCAAGGCGATGCTGCAGCTACTGGAACGGCAAGATGCAAACGCCAAGCATGCCCTGGAGGATGCAAACGAAGACAAGAACGAGCAACGAGGCAAGATACTGTCAAGCGAAGTGCTCGAGAAACTAAAGAAAAGGAAACTTGCATCCCCGCCGGCCTCGGAGAAGCCCGCGGTGGCCCTCGTAGCGTACTCTTCCTCTGATGAGGAGTAG
- the MRPL33 gene encoding mitochondrial 54S ribosomal protein uL30m (Syntenic homolog of Saccharomyces cerevisiae YMR286W (MRPL33)) — protein sequence MVFYKITLARSTIGLPDKVKGVVHSLGLGKRGTTVYRKVSPGSAGSIAKIKELVKVEVTEHALTKEEQRMLRKSNPGFTVEKRV from the coding sequence ATGGTATTCTACAAGATTACCTTAGCCAGGTCGACTATAGGTCTGCCCGACAAGGTCAAGGGTGTGGTGCATAGTTTGGGGCTAGGCAAGAGGGGCACTACCGTCTACAGAAAGGTATCGCCAGGCAGCGCAGGGTCCATTGCGAAGATCAAGGAGCTGGTGAAGGTGGAAGTGACCGAGCATGCGCTTACAAAGGAGGAGCAGCGGATGCTACGCAAGTCCAACCCGGGGTTCACCGTGGAAAAGCGTGTATGA
- the PEX5 gene encoding Pex5p (Syntenic homolog of Saccharomyces cerevisiae YDR244W (PEX5)) produces MSADCSVGANPLAQLNKRVQQDRTLQHGSHVNIHQGAEAQAFKSGPQVSESNKFQMEQFMAGKASSGGNMFMGAGMSSGPLALGGSSGLRMSPGPAKELGARLGGAPMTGSWSQEFNQQVGSPVQSSSAVSSVSMSSASSSVARAGAYRPMNMMRPVMGLQGARAVGVERHAGPAINDAAWEQQFQELEKQVEKTLNISDPVEQQQVLEELSAEAREADYAGGDYEKRFQQIWNDIHDQTDDLDSRTELGGGSGDYQRVFSTRPAQTAQYAFETDNQYLHNTDAYKIGCILMENGAKLSEAALAFEAAVQQDPGHVDAWLRLGLVQTQNEKELSGINALEQCLKADPHNLMALMTVAISYINEGYDVSAFTMLGRWLETKYPAFVEEPLDRVDRYNLSRLIIEQYLRVANALPEVDPDVQLGLGILFYANEDFDKTIDCFRAALAVRPDDECMWNRLGASLANSNRSEEAIQAYHRAIQLKPTFVRARYNLAVSSMNIGCYREAAEHLLTALSMHEVEGVAMAPGSGNVPSSNILETLKRAFIAMDRRDLLERVVPNMDLQQFRGEFNF; encoded by the coding sequence ATGAGTGCAGACTGCTCTGTGGGCGCTAACCCGCTGGCGCAACTGAACAAGCGGGTGCAGCAGGACAGGACACTGCAGCATGGATCGCACGTGAATATACACCAAGGCGCGGAGGCGCAGGCGTTCAAGAGTGGACCGCAGGTGAGCGAGTCGAACAAGTTCCAGATGGAGCAGTTCATGGCCGGGAAGGCGAGCAGCGGCGGGAACATGTTCATGGGGGCGGGGATGAGCTCGGGGCCACTGGCGCTGGGCGGGAGCTCGGGGCTGCGGATGTCCCCCGGGCCGGCGAAGGAGCTCGGGGCGCGCCTGGGGGGCGCGCCGATGACGGGGAGCTGGTCGCAGGAGTTCAACCAGCAAGTGGGGAGTCCGGTGCAGTCGAGCTCGGCCGTGTCGTCGGTGTCGATGAGCTCCGCGTCGTCGTCggtggcgcgcgcgggcgcgtACAGGCCCATGAACATGATGCGGCCGGTGATGGGGCTGCagggcgcgcgggcggtgGGCGTGGAGCGCCACGCAGGGCCGGCGATCAACGACGCGGCGTGGGAACAGCAGTTTCAGGAACTGGAGAAGCAGGTGGAGAAGACGCTGAACATCTCGGACCCggtggagcagcagcaggtgctggaggagctgaGCGCGGAGGCGCGCGAGGCGGACTACGCAGGCGGCGACTACGAGAAGCGCTTCCAGCAGATATGGAACGACATACACGATCAGACGGACGACCTGGATAGCCGAACGGAGCTGGGCGGCGGCTCGGGCGACTACCAGCGCGTGTTCTCCACGCGGCCGGCGCAGACCGCGCAGTACGCCTTCGAGACCGACAACCAATACCTGCATAACACGGACGCGTACAAGATAGGGTGCATCCTGATGGAGAACGGCGCGAAGCTGAGCGAGGCCGCGCTCGCGTTCGAGGCCGCAGTGCAGCAAGACCCGGGCCACGTGGATGCGTGGTTGCGCCTGGGGCTCGTGCAGACGCAGAACGAGAAGGAGCTCAGCGGCATCAACGCGCTCGAGCAGTGCCTCAAGGCCGACCCGCACAACCTGATGGCGTTGATGACCGTCGCCATCAGCTACATCAACGAGGGCTACGACGTCAGCGCGTTCACAATGCTCGGGCGCTGGCTGGAAACTAAGTACCCCGCCTTCGTCGAGGAGCCTCTCGACCGCGTCGACCGCTACAACCTCAGCCGCCTGATCATCGAGCAGTATCTGCGCGTGGCCAACGCTCTGCCCGAGGTTGACCCCGACGTCCAGCTCGGCCTCGGCATCCTCTTCTACGCCAACGAGGACTTCGACAAGACCATCGACTGCTTccgcgccgcgctcgcAGTGCGCCCGGACGACGAATGCATGTGGAACCGCCTGGGCGCGTCGCTCGCCAACTCCAACCGCTCCGAGGAGGCCATCCAGGCCTACCACCGCGCCATCCAGCTCAAGCCCACCTTTGTCCGCGCCCGCTACAACCTCGCCGTCTCCTCCATGAACATTGGCTGCTACCGCGAGGCCGCAGAGCACCTGCTCACCGCGCTCTCCATGCACGAGGTCGAGGGCGTCGCCATGGCCCCGGGCAGCGGCAACGTGCCCTCCTCGAACATCCTCGAGACCCTCAAGCGCGCCTTCATCGCTATGGATCGCCGCGACCTCCTGGAGAGGGTCGTGCCCAACATGGACCTGCAGCAGTTCCGCGGCGAGTTCAACTTCTGA
- the RIT1 gene encoding tRNA A64-2'-O-ribosylphosphate transferase (Syntenic homolog of Saccharomyces cerevisiae YMR283C (RIT1)), with product MQDTTCETLNHINKEIKKEYTSLRNRLRSILCDNKFLLEEVLGCFSGLPLVPNERCGLWYCSPEMYETTCYFKSTDGHVNGWDFSVRRLNFHLLPLLAERSGAIIVDSTRRGKKIPDALSKTIPIWCAVLNTLILEHTEGSGEVLFCPPGTVSQLEYNRIQAKLPELVQKLKRVDAISGAELCSLLGGRLLRPFWVYPGAAMLGTTRDLFTGESLQEPWQPPPGVIPLILCTASRQCQDGVDKSQGYAYVQGAADDHELWANGLTPSLFWANVQLLADDSMPEQLLQGHVERIVELHKSTHTEAVAHELPCRETDVVTEHLRLGSVAPCQISDKQAELLEQQYSLVVLCGSSIELSAAAPHPRIRIYPLNSGCKKSSRALRPALIEIIPLISTALCEALPVLICCSSGSDISVGIVLAALCKNYDLEWRHEDQKDMTKTIIKKHLIKLTSKIHGRIINPSRTTLNSVNAFLM from the coding sequence ATGCAAGATACAACTTGTGAAACCTTAAACCACATCAACAAAGAAATCAAGAAGGAGTACACATCTCTCCGCAACCGGCTGCGCAGTATCCTTTGTGACAATAAGTTTCTGCTTGAAGAGGTGCTAGGATGCTTCAGTGGGCTTCCGCTGGTCCCGAATGAGCGTTGCGGACTCTGGTACTGCAGCCCAGAGATGTACGAAACAACGTGCTACTTTAAATCAACCGACGGGCACGTGAACGGCTGGGACTTTAGTGTCCGGCGCCTCAATTTCCacctgctgccgctgcttGCAGAGAGAAGCGGGGCCATCATCGTCGATAGTACGCGGCGCGGCAAGAAAATACCAGACGCGCTAAGCAAGACAATTCCGATATGGTGTGCGGTCCTCAACACCCTCATCCTGGAGCATACGGAGGGCAGTGGGGAAGTCTTGTTTTGTCCCCCGGGCACGGTATCGCAGTTGGAGTACAACCGCATCCAGGCCAAATTGCCGGAGCTGGTGCAGAAACTGAAGCGAGTGGATGCAATCAGCGGTGCCGAGCTCTGCTCTCTTCTGGGAGGCAGGCTCCTGCGGCCATTTTGGGTCTACCCAGGCGCCGCCATGCTAGGGACTACACGCGATCTCTTCACTGGGGAGTCCCTGCAGGAGCCCTGGCAACCACCACCCGGGGTTATACCGCTGATTCTGTGTACCGCCAGCCGACAGTGCCAGGATGGCGTAGACAAAAGCCAGGGCTATGCCTACGTCCAGGGAGCCGCTGACGACCACGAACTCTGGGCTAACGGTCTCACACCGTCATTGTTTTGGGCCAAtgtccagctgctggccgACGATTCCATGCCTGAGCAACTGCTGCAGGGACACGTTGAGCGCATTGTAGAATTGCACAAAAGCACACACACGGAAGCCGTGGCACATGAGCTGCCGTGCCGCGAAACCGATGTGGTTACCGAACACCTGCGGCTCGGCTCGGTGGCCCCGTGCCAGATCTCGGACAAGCAGGCCGAGTTGCTCGAACAGCAATACTCGTTGGTAGTACTATGTGGCTCATCTATTGAGCTGTCGGCCGCCGCCCCACATCCACGTATCCGCATTTATCCGTTGAACAGCGGATGCAAAAAGAGCTCTCGAGCGCTGCGTCCGGCGCTGATTGAGATCATTCCGCTAATCAGCACTGCGCTTTGTGAGGCGCTTCCTGTGCTTATTTGCTGCAGCTCGGGCAGCGATATATCCGTGGGGATCGTCCTGGCGGCCCTGTGCAAGAATTACGATTTAGAATGGCGTCACGAGGACCAGAAAGACATGACCAAGACAATAATCAAAAAGCACCTTATAAAGCTGACCTCTAAGATACACGGACGGATCATCAATCCGTCGAGAACCACACTGAACAGTGTGAATGCCTTCCTGATGTGA